gcctgtaaattatatttgggtacatataaaacaaaatgaattatgaattatgattaatgaatttcatacgcaataaatccaaaatgaatttaggaatTAAAGATTCAcagtttttattaggataaaagtatttttatatgatcataattttcatataaataaccttatttgcaactagttggagatttttgaatgactagattctggaatatcatgtatgattccgtttctatgccattataatctaactcaatttactccttttggagttacagcatatgatatcttcaaaatggaaggggtataaaaattaagaatacaatttgaaaaaagatgcctgaccatgtatttcaaataattcaacctctcaagtagaggaatcaaatacatagataaaattattggaacaaaatttcaattgctagagtaaaatacgataccaaaatgcagaaaatcggtagaataaattttgaaaattaaaagtattgaaaattttgaaagcgtagtatttttaattttgttattttgagatttttattctgttttgttgattttgtctattttgttaattttgttaatttggtcattttttcaattttgtcaataatgtaaattttttcaattttcataattttgtcagcattcttagttgataaattttgtcaatttaaccaattttctagattttgtcaattttgtcgattttaacaattttcatgattttgtaactttttcaaatttgaaaattttgtcaattttgtcaaatttgtcaatttgatcagttttgttaattttgtcaattttgtcagttttatcaaattagtcaattttgtcaatcttgtcattgtcaatttggccaattttctcaattttgtaaattttcttcgattttgtaaattttgtcaatttgtcaatcttgtcaattttgtcaatttggtcaattgggtcaattttgtaaatttcgccagtcaattttgtcaatcttttcaattttgtcaattttgtaaatatagtgaattttgtcaattttgtctttgtcaattttgtgaattttgacaatttggtcattttggtcaattttgtcaattttgtcgatttttgtcagttttatcaatcttgtcaattttgtcaattaagtgaattttgtcgattttgtcatcgttaatttagtaatttttttttcaattttgtcagttttatcaatcttgtcaattttgtcaattcagtgaattttgtcgattttgtcatcgtcaattttgtcaattctgccaattttctcgattttgtcaaatttataaatattatcaatttttatgattttttcagcaaagttaattttgtcaaatcaatgaattaagccaagtttgtcaatttcgtcaatttggtcaatttggtcaatttaatcaattttgtcaattttgtcgatttttgtcagttttatcaatcttgtcaattttgtcaatttagtgaattttttcgattttgtcatcgttaatttagtcatttttttcaattttctcaattttgtcagttttatcaatcttgtcaattttgtcaatttagtgaattttgtcatctcttttgtcaattttgttaattttgtcaattttgtcaattttgtcgattttgtcaattttgtcaattttttcaagtttgttaattttgtcaattctgccaattttctcgattttgtcaattttataagttttgtcaattttatgattttttcaatcaagtgaattttgtcaaatcaatgaattatgtcaaatttgtcaatttcgtcaaattggtctatttagtcaattttttttctgtttcttcaactttgtcaataaagattattagctttttagctatatatgcatgttccaaaaaaaatcccaaatgcttcaaactctactatggagggcttggtggcgctactgtttggttgtcatcttccattggcttcagcaagtgaaagttcagattgacctccaagccgtcatcgtttttgcaagacaccaaccccaacaacaacaacgcaacgttagatctgaagagaggaagagaaaagggaacaaaaaaacaagctcgagaggattcagtagtaTTTGTCTTAAGGTGTGTTCAACAAAacccaatcgaaatcaattgaaatggattgacagttgatcagctgtttttccaattgacttcgatcgatttctatcaggctgctgaatgaacagccagacactaatactaacgcgctgtgtttattgtcattttttattcggCTGTGCACTATAAAAAAAGCATAATCGTAATCGTCTTTAGATACTTCTATTTTTGTGtcagcatttttttcaatatcgacGGACGGAAACAATCCTGATGTGTTCGAGAGACAAAAAACGGCCATCCTGAAGTTGGGAGCAGGAACCGGCTTCGATAATGTACCGGGGCTACACCTTATGCGACAAAACTGATTCCCACAGCTGCAAGATCTGTATAAACCGGCAGCTCGAGTTCAAGTTCTTCAAGAAAAGTTCATCATATACCAATGTCGCTGACAAACCAACAACCCTCCTATATGTTAACAACAATGCCCGTAAACACACGGTAATAAGAACCGGCTCTGATTATATACCTGGTTacaccatttttgttttgagtGAGTCATGgcgtttcattttaatttttttggtagcCATTGGTGACATTTTTGGTGCTGATAGGAAAGAATGAGAAAGGATAAAAAACcatttcgaatttgaatttaattgttttatttaaatttaagtgcACTATTTACATAATTATTTAATATTCCATTAATCAATCTGCTTGAGGAGTACCTCATTTTATGTATCtgtaattttatttgtatttattttttataaatttcataaaacttattttctAAAGTTGTTTTTAAGGACACTGAAAGATGCCCTACTTAATGCATCACTAACAAAGCACCTCTGCATAGGACAGCACAGCGACGCCACATCGACCGACATCTTTTTCAGCACCACGGACCAGCACGactagcacagcaccaccgactcagaaACCTGGCACAGCAATACCGACTCAGCATGACTGGCACAGCACCACAGACCCAGCATGTCTGACACCACCAGACCAGCGCGTCTAGCACAGCACCACCAACTCAGAATACCTGGCACAGCAACACCGACTCAGAATTACTGGTACAACACCACCGATCCAGCAGGGCTGACATAGCACCACCGATCAGCACACTGACTCCGCACGACTAGCactgcaccaccgactcagcacaCGACAGAAAACACCGCACCAAATGACATcactttcatttcttcttataattttttcacaacaaaccaaatcagctgtttttgacagaaaacatctgcatttgtgttagtgtaatagaaatcgatagaaacgaatcctgccaCCGAGCTTGAtcgttttcgattggtttcgatcgatttcgattggcttcaatgaacgtcaattggattagtttcgaccaaaacattggctgagtgaacaacaatttaccaatcgaaatcgattgaaaccgatttcaattgcCTGTTGAACACGCTTTTATTAGATTTAATTTGCTTtcacgggcgaaatactctcctgtcgttgatgcttaagaaaaagcttcgtaagcacgaacggcacgtgagaagatgagaggatgtgcatacatcgtccgcgtacccgtgttgttttccccttctcagagcaatctgttcctgaatataatgttgggcgaagttactatcgctttcgtaccatgcagtgtgggcatgacgtactcaccaacgacttcattaatttcggggtcgtaccccttggtgaaaaccatttttatgttcaataatttggagcttcggttccgaaatttttgaaatggttcggtttcaaactgaaccattaaaatgaaaaaatacaaccgTTAGctgggaaatttaaaactgtcgtcttcctcctacacggtttctgtcacgatgacatcaaacctgagtgggagtgaagcctgtctgttctcccttccactcATCGACAGGTCCATACTTTTAGAAAGCAAGcacgtatctatgacgtcacgtttaatttgacgtcatatatacgataatcttgattttagtgattaatggttgtggctagcaaggccaattgacacgttttttggagtgatgatttgatgataattactatgaaaatttatttttcaaactattttgttttttttttctttcttttatacattgaagagggaaaaaaaatcaaattttttaagacaaaaatcatttttattgtacttcccagtttctcaaaaacgtgtggacaaagtttacaaaaaatcacaccaacacacacaaatacactgacatcgtctgaactcgtcgagctgattcgataggtacctataaaggtatatctaagacccataattaatgatctcccaaatcgaccgataactatacctttctgaaagaaaggcaaaaacatgcttacgcaaagcgacgacgatgacagttggattgggatttttatttgaacacacagctgagatatttaaagTGGCCCATGTTTCcacatggcccacgttaccccactctctccaaattttaattttgacccaaacgatttaaaaaagcataaaacGCTGAGATCTAGTGCTGTTTCAAAAacatgtttgatttaaaatcgtCTTTCTGCGACCCCGCActagaacaaaaatgacaaaatgataataatggttgaaatgataaaaattactaaaatgaataaaaaatcacgaaaatatagaaaataagACAAgttacaaaatgaacaaaaaaacaaaaaaaaaaaatgaaaacaagatacgagcaaccaaaagtctcgttcaAAAGGTCAAACACTTAATcggcataatcaatgtgctaaagttcgttttattcagcccaaaatttaagttcttattgaaactttgaagttctttcaaagatttgaacggccttctttTCAGCTCCCAAGTaatcgtttaatcagcaaaaacaaaaaaaaatctttcatctcatctcttactttggtcaccaccagcccatgtgaTGCTgtcggtttctcggcatccatctttattcctcccatcacctcaaTTCATCTTTATTGCtttatttattacttttttcgaTACATGCaggcacgcacgccagttctgctacacatttgttttttttaaaccaattagTCCTGATACCAGATTCGTACCGCAACCCTTCGAGATGcaatctttttgcaaatttctttcaagaaaTTCATACGAGATTTAATGATGAAGATCGTGATcgcgattatttttcatttttcccagaattctCAGGGGACTTTAGCATTAATCAAGTTAATGTGCAAGATATTCTGCAAGAACTAAAAAATCTAGGCGCTTCGAAAGGTCCAGGGCCAGGCGGATTTTCTCCTGTATTCATGAAAAGGTTGGCAATGGAACTGACAGCTCCATTGTTTTGGCTTTTCAATATGCCATTGAAATCaggaagttttccaaaaaaattcggaaaagctcattttaagTGCCTATTAAAATCTGGTCGAAAGTCTGACATTCGAAATTATCGCGGAATAGCTATTATCTCTTGCATTCCCAAGCTATTTGAAGCaattataaacgaaaaattattacCTCAactaattgaattgaatttatagaCTTTTCATTCAATGCAATGGATAATGGCAACTGTTGTAATCTATATTCTCCAGATAAACTAAATGAAACACTTCTTGAAATTTAACTTGAAGGACTTGATTTATTAATTACAGACTGACCGTTTTGGCAGACTAACCAAAGTTTTTCTATCGAGACTTCCCCGATTACTTCGATCACTATCGAGAATTGGAAACTACCACATCTCCCtttgttttaacaaaaattaaaatatatctaAAACTATGAGTTGAGGACAAAGTCTTGGTGCCAGTGGAATGGATTAACCGATCTTGATGTCTTTTGCTAATCTGATGGCCTTTGCTGATCCTGCGAGACCACAGGTTCAACCTGGATAATCTGCCACTTTTTGACGAATTGCAGAGTTCCGTAAAAACGTATTCCTTTATTCATCTCGAATCTCATCTTGGTTCCGATCTTAGAAAAACTTTTACGAATTACTGCACACAGTTGTTACGACTCCATCATCTGGCCaccaataaaaatttgtgtcaaataaaaatgtttccatCCTCATTTCTGATTTCAAGTTGGTTTTCTCTCTTTGGTTTGCAGTTTGtttcatgtgaacaaatttCGATCATCTTCCATTATTCATTGAGCtttgattccggattttttTGTACACCGTTCATCCTCACATTCTTACCCGCGATGCTTTTTCAAAGGATTTCCATCAAAAACTTCTGGGTCTGTAACATAGGGAAGAAGGTGTGCGAGTAGTCAAGTTAAAAGTGACATTATACTCCATAAGATACTCAGGAAATATGTACGTTCTTTCTACCACAGAGCATATACGGATTaactttaagaaattcaaaactaagCATTATTGATGAACTCAATAGGAAATTTGTTCGAGATTGCATCTTTGGGTTATATGGTTATCAGCACACTCCGATTTGTCACAACGTGTCTTCCGAAGGCCGACGATTTTGGTTGCCCAGCATATGTAATACGAACGTTCAGTTTTCGATCTTAACACCACCCTAGAATGCATAAAGTTAAACGTCTTCTGGGAACCTGGAATTGACGAAGATGCTTAAACTGGATATTATAGTCACTGTGTTTGGAAAAGTAGTTTCTTATAAATTGTGTATCACTGCCACTATCAACAATATCGCGGTTATTACAGCACTCATTCCATGTTTTGTCGTGATTTCTAACGTTCTCTAAGGAGCAAGCCCTTAAAACGCCAAAACCGTCTCTTAGCAAACCCGTTTTCGTCCATCGCACACTGCCTCAGTAAATCGCGAGTAGATGCAGAAGttgttgattgattttatttttttttaatttgcctgTTTTCAAAGTACATTCCTACTCGAACCTCCTTAAAAATTCTCAATGATCTTGAAACTTTTATTACGCATACTTAAGTTTCTTTTTCCGCTtcctttgaaacttttttcaacgtCTCTTTTGAGACTGCTCTGAGCTCTCCTTCGAGGCAAAGGTCTCCTTTGAGACTTTATGAGGCTCTCCTTTGAGGCTAAAGTCTCCTTTGAGATTATATTAAGCTCTCCTTTGAGGCTAAAGTCTCCTTTAAGACTATATTAAGCTCTCCTTTGAGGCTAAAGACTCCTTTTAGATTATTTGGTCGAATCTTCTTTGAGATTCATGTGTATCATTGTACACTATTTATTACTTACTCAGCAAAGAAATTCTTGGAGCACTCTGTGCCCGGAGTTCGCCTCGTCGCCAATGTTGTAATCTGTATTCTCCAGATAAACTAAATGAAACACTTCTTGAAATTTAACTTGAAGGACTTGATTTTATTAATTACAGACTGACCATTTTGACAGACTAACCAAAGTTCTTCTATCGAGACTTCCCCGATTACTTCGATCACTATCGAGAATTGGAAACTACCTCAGCAACCATGTGGAAGCTCTTTATACAGACTTTAGTAAGGCATTTGATCGCGTAGACATACCaatgcttcttttcaaattacaaaaaattcgtataaaatctaaactcctgaaatggcttgaatcatacctaacgaatcgccaacaaataataaatttcaatggaaagatATCACTCCCTATTCAAGTCATTTCaggagttccgcaaggatctCTTTTAGGACCCCTACTTTTCATACTTTATgtaaacgacatttcctttattctcaaaaatcttcaaatgcTTATTTATGCTGACGACATGCAGCTCTATTTGGAAATATGAGATGAAGAAGACATCAGcataaaaggtgatacggtcaaaatctggttaatatcaacttgacgtatttctatcaattttgcatttaaaaaacctaaacacTCCTCATTTCGAAGGTGTGTGtgggtgtagaatgttgctcttattttgattttggaattcactcttcagttgtcaaaatgccgtccaaggaagaagagcagcgtatcaaaattttgctcgcgcatcgcgaaaatccgagctactcgcacgcaaagctggcaaaatcgctaaaagttgccaaatcaaccgatacaaatgtaattaaagtgtttggggaacgtttgtcgacagccaggaagtctggatcgggggaaatcgaaaaccggaagccgctgagacgacaaagagagttgcaggtagtttcaagcaaaaccctaacctctctctccgaaataagctgggtgtatcgtctacaaccgcgcatcgagccaaaaaacgagccggactatcgaatttcaaatcgcgatgataaacaaaatacgacggccaaagcgcgatcccggaggctgtacacgacgatgctgacgaagtttgactgcgtggtaatggacgacgaaacctacgtcaaagccgactacaagcagcttccgggacaggagttttatacggcgaaaggaagaggaaaggtagcagatattttcaagcacatgaaactgtcaaagttcgcgaagaaatatctggtttggcaagccatctgtacctgtggcttgaaaagcagcattttcatagcttccgggactgtcaaccaagaaattttcgtgaaacagtgtttgaataaacgtctgctgcctttcctgaagaaacacggttgttccgtactattttagccggatttggcatcttgacattacggtaaaaaggccatggagtggtacgacgccaacaacgtgcaggtggttcccaaggacaagaaccctcccaacacgccagagctccgcccaattgagaaatactgggctattgtcaagcggaacctaaagaagaacaaaaaaacgagcagcagtttaaggcaaactggctttctgtggcgaagaaggtggacaaggtggctgtacaaaatctgctggcaggggttaagcttaaggcccggtaattcggatttggaaaagcggaagccttactgaatgtttttcctgaattttatactaattaaacatgaaaaagcaattttatttgattttttaaatatttttttttcaccgatttacacgcgttttccttttgaacaaattttgaccgtatcaccctttattttattttggttcGCTTAgtctatttttttatgttttctatatatttttcaaactatttgatATCAACTTATCTTTGTTTTGGTTatcatgttttgttttggttatcatgatgaattttgttttattcagttttattAAAACGCATCTTAATCTTACTGGTGTGTGTTTATTtcaaacctttaattttttttattggtttctcttttttctccaatgtttatagtttattttttctagattatttttctgtattttttcacatttttttttaaaatagtttatttaacATCAGGTTTGTAATCTTACTTGTTTGTTTGAGTttgttatcttaaaaaaataggtAATCTTATTTCTATAACTTTAACTGATTAGCAAAGGTGATCTCCACAATTTTCTACGTTCGTCATTGAAACCTGAGTGACTCTATTttcatcttattatttttttttactttgtatgACGTTCCATCAATCTGACATGCTCCCTGTTTACTTCCAGAACAACAATTTCGCCGCAgccgattttcataaatgatCTCATCACACCTAGGCCAGCAACTAGACCATCAGCAAAGCCAGTTGCTCCGGTTCACGTGAAGCCATCGGCCACCTCCAGATGGTCCGACGCTAGATCCTGCCAGGCCTGTGGGGATCCGGATCATTCGAAATCGGACTGCCGCTATCGAGATCGATTGTGCTTCAACTGTCGACAGGAGGGACACATcatccggatttgtccggccaaACAGAGGAACCAAAAGCAGAGCAATAATCGTGGCAAAGGCGGTCCTAAGGGGAAGAAAGTGAGAACCAGAAGACACTAACAAGAGGGGTAGTTGTTTACTCTAAATGGGTGACAATAAAGTtcccatatatattttttttaatgcttcaaAATTGTAACCCTGCTTAAAGATAAATTACAATCAGTGACAAAAGTTGGTAATCAAGAACAATTTCCAGTATTGTTTTGCTCATGTGTGTTCTTGAATGGATGatttatgaagaaaaattgAAGTGACTGATACCATTTGAGTTCATTAAGATTTTCGTaaagctatttaaaaaaaaaaaacaaatgtgtcgaacccatttaaatttttatcatcataATTTATTGAGACAAAAGTACGTAACCTTAAAAGAAGAAAGAGCTAAAgttcacaaaattcaaaagtaaaacAAGTTAAAGCATAACGTATCTCTAAACTCAAAGAAGATTCAAATGAATTATTCGACCATCCTTCAATATGCTAtcaataaatattcaaataccctatcaatatttaaataacattgatcaccggagtagctttgatcaacatgaaatttttccacataatcatcaacaaCTAAGtcttaagttaaaatatctttaaatgtttttctttgtttaaaaaccttcattttgagtttcaaattgggaaaacttggtttgttattgaaaatttcaaatgtaagtaaaaatgttatatcaaaatcttgaaatttctaatttttcgaAGGCTTGTAGACAAACACTCTTTccgatgaaatcaaagcgtttagaagcagcaggttgatcaATGTAACAGTTCAAAATTTTTCCTgagtaaatttatagttttggtggagtttttgttgtattttgaggtaaatttttgatatttaaaaaatagggacattttccaagagctAACTAGGTTacgacaaaaggctagaaaccctaccaaatgaaaaagtttgaaggaaaaaataaagtggaatagtgcgagggacaagagaattgaatgaaggcaaaatttcattttttgtgtagttaattttttatataaataactaatattaaaaaaaatgagcccCTAAtaatgcagcatcattgtccatctttcgattttatttgTTGTTCGGACTTAACACACGAATTGTCTaagtttatcaattactagcatttgtaCAAATTAGGAagatgttttgtattctttatgatcaaaaaaattcgttaaaaccgtcaaaatagagactgatctaTGTTagcccaaagcatcaaattctaaacaaagtcgaaatcgatttttaaatcaaatttaacctagtctaataaatttctgcagccatgttttacgttcataagaGTCCAGTTctagttttaaaatataaagacatacaccgtcttagccgctttaggctttacagactgaataaatgacgtggacaacttaagattaacatttaacacccagtaccgagatgggaatcgatcccatgccatcagtggaccagcgattaccgtcttaccacgctaaccactcgaccaccgagacgtacatgagacatgccacattccccttaacagaaaaaataatcgagaaatgttgaaaaaagtgatcaatcctATCTCCTTGTACGGTACTACTTTTCGTGGAGAAATTGCGTTTTGCACATGATAACTACTTCCAATATAGGTTTAAAGCCGAAAAATCGCTCATTTTGATCGAGAGTTAATACTGAACCTAAACGCCTCAAAATACTTCCAAAccctcaaattttaattccatTGAGTAGTTTGAAAGGCAAGTtgaaattttccgaaaaaaaaatgttttcaaacaaTTCAGAAGTGGAAAACAACAGTTAAGTGAATCTGAGAGTGTACTCTATCTACAGTGTCTAGAAACcttaataataacaaaaattgtcatAGTCGATGCTTGATTTGgtagttgttttatttttgaattttaatgaatttaacaaaaattgtcaTAGTCGATGCTTGATTTGgtagttgttttatttttgaattttaatgaatttatacTTTTTCCTAATATGGATTCTGATGATGAAAATGGAGATctaaagaatttattttaagctaTTCTTGTTTTTTCGTATAAACCTTACAGCAATGATCTCAAAGACCGATACTAGTTGTTAGATTGATTTATAGTTCTGAATTGTTGaagtatttttaaaactctGGGAACTTTATTGCCACCCTGTATGATAGATGTACCATTGTTGTTGTAGTTCTCTAGAAGTGATGTcgataaaaagttttattaaaactttattcACTTGGATTGATGAAAAAGAGTTGAAcaagataagatttttttaaatctacatTTTAAACAAACGAGTTGTTGAAACCCAT
This sequence is a window from Uranotaenia lowii strain MFRU-FL chromosome 3, ASM2978415v1, whole genome shotgun sequence. Protein-coding genes within it:
- the LOC129756928 gene encoding uncharacterized protein LOC129756928; translation: MGCSCSTESEDDEREFYPQGTSRHRGQNENNPSSAGSRVHIISPYSPGASRPAPSPFHESFVPRPRLSTSTTVTTLSSRTTISPQPIFINDLITPRPATRPSAKPVAPVHVKPSATSRWSDARSCQACGDPDHSKSDCRYRDRLCFNCRQEGHIIRICPAKQRNQKQSNNRGKGGPKGKKVRTRRH